The genomic DNA ATAACCGCCAAGTCGCCAAGGACGCCAAGGGTGTTGTAGGTGCCTGATCTTCCTTGGCGTTCTTGGCGTTCTTGGCGACTTGGCGATTTGTTCTTCCCCTCTTCGAATTACCGGAATCCAACAAGAAAGGGCGGGTAAACCCCGCCCCTACAAATCGATGAACCGATTTCTTAACCGTGAATGATGATCTTCTTGCCCTGGATGGTGAGGTAGCCATCCTTGGCCAGGTCCGAGAGGACGCGGGAGACGGTCTCGCGCGAGGTGCCGATCATGGAGGCGATCTCCTGATGGGTCGGACGGTTTTCGATGGTGATGCCCTGGTCGGTGACGACGCCTTCGGTCTCGGAGATATCCAGCAGGACGCGGGCCACGCGGCCGTAGACGTCGAGCAGTGCCAGATTGCCGATCTTCTCGTCGGCGCGGCGCAGGCGGCGGCTCATCTCCACCAGCACGCCGATGGCGACCGTCGGATACTGCCGGATGTGGGCCAGGAAATCATCGCGCTTGATGGAGAGCAGCACCGAGGGGGCCTTCGTCGTAACGTCGGCGCTGCGGGGCTCGGAGTCGAGCAGCGCCATCTCGCCAAAGAAATCGCCGTCGGCCAGCGTGGTGAGGATGATCTCGCGACCGTCCTCGCCATAGCGGGAAACCTTCACCTTGCCCGAGGCAATGATGAACATGGAGTCGCCCGGATCCATCTGATGCAGGACGGGCGTATCCTTGGGGTATTCCTTGACCGACGTCAGGGCCACAAGGTCCGAGAGTTCGTCCTGTGAGAGCTGGGCAAAAATACTGACTTTTGAGAGCAGTTCTGCTCTCTCTTTTTCATCCATTCCAAGTCCCTGAGCGAGCCGGGTCGCAATCGCGCCCAGTCCCCCTCCCGTGTGGAATTCCTGAATTGACTACCACAACCGTCACTGTACGGTCAACTATCCGGAATCTTTGGCCTTCTGGCAAGCGACCCGGTGCAGGGGGCTACCCCGCCCGCCGGGCCCCCGTCAGGGAGCTGGTCGAGAGCGCCGTTCCGCCGATGGCCTCGCGCAGAAGCTGCTCGATCCGGTCCAGTTTCTCGGTCGCCACGATTTTCTGGCCGAAGATATCGGTGAGGTAAAAGGTGTCGTCGGCCCGCTCTTTCTTGGTGGAGACCTTGGCAAGGCTGATCGTGACGCCGGCCTCGGCCAGGGCGCCGGTGACCTTGTAGAGCAGCCCCATCCGGTCGCCCGTGGTCACATCGACGATCGTGTATTGGGCCGAGCTCTCGTTGTCGAAGGTGATGCGCGTTGGATAGCTCTTGGCAAAGCGCGCCAGGTTGACCGGCTCGCGGATCTGGCCCACCAGCTTGCCCACGGGGACCTTGCCCTGCAGGACGTCGCAGAGGGTCTTCTCCAGCCGCTTCCACCCGGCCTCTCCCTCTGCCAGACGCCCGAAGGGATCGACCACGTGGAAGACGTCCAGCAGGGTCCCGTCGCTGAGCGTCGTGATGTCGGCCGAAAGGATGGAGAGTCCGCAGGCGGCAAAAGCGCCCGCCGCCATGGAAAAGAAGCGCGGCACATCGAGCGAATACAGAACGATCTCGTAGTAGGGCGTCCCCTCGATCCGGTGGTGCTGGATGCGCACAGGGATGTCGGAGAAACTCTTGGTGCCGCCCTCTCCGTATTCGGTCCGGTGGGCGAGCACCATGCGCTGGTGCCGGGCGATCTGCTTGGCCGAGTGAACCAGGAAATAGCGCGAAGGGAAGAGCATCAGTTCCTCGCGCAGCAGGGTGTCGGGAAACTCCCCGGCCAGCTCTTCGATCACCGCGTCGGTTCGCTCGTTTGCGAGTTTCTGCAGGTCCTCGACGGCAATGCGGCCGTGTTCGAGCGCATACTTGGTCACGCGGAAGGCATCGTCGCAGAGCCCACCCTTCCAGGGGGTCCAGACCTCCGGCCCCACGGCGCGCATGTCGGCGGTGGTCAGCAGGTGAAGCATCTCCAACCGGTCGAGATTGCCGACAGCCGAGGCAAATTCCGAGATCTGTCGCGGATCGTTGAGGTCGCGCTTCAAAGCGATGTGCGAGAGCAGCAGGTGGTCACTCACCAGCCAGGCCACATCCTCGATGTCCGTGGCATCGAGCCCCATGCGCGCGCAGATCTCTCGCGAACGCTCGGCGCCCTTGACCGAGTGATTGCCGCCCATGTTCTTGCCCACATCGTGGAAGAGCAGCCCCAGATAAAGGACATGGGGGCGCTCGATCTGCTGGCCAATCTGCGTGAGCAGCGGCAGCTCCTTTTCGAGCTCGCCCTTCATGATCGAACGCAACTCGCGCACGGCAAACAGGGTGTGAATGTCGGTCGTGTGCACGTGGTAAGCGTCGTGCTGCACGTGACAGGTGATCGTCCGGAACTCGGGCATGTATTTGGTGAGCAGGCGCAGCTCGTGCATCAGCCACAGGGTGCGGAAGATGCGTGTTTTTCCCTGAATGATGCGGCGGAAGCTGGCATGGACGCGCTCGTCTTCGAGAAAGGCCTTACTGGCTTTCTGCCGGTGCAGGTAGAGCGCTTCCTGCGCGCTGGTCGAGAGATCGACGTCGAGTTCCTGGGCCCGCTCAAAGATGAGCATCATCTTCCAGGGCTCGCTCGCAAAGATTTCGGGATCCTGGACTGTGAGCTTGCCACCGAGCAGATAGAATCCATCGCCCACGTCCTTGGGACGGCGCCAAACGCTCGCGATCCGCTTGGGGAGGCTCGTCCCGTACTGGCTCATGCGCTCAAGGATCATGCCCGTGAGCTGCGCGCCGGCGCGGGTGACCAGGTAGTAACGGCGCATGAACCACTCGGCCGAGCGAGCGCTACCCGCCCCACGGGAGAATCCCATTGCCGGCGCAACCTTGGGCTGCAGATCAAAAGCCAGGCGGTCGTTCTTCTGATCGGCCTGAAAGTGCAGCTCGTGGCGGACCCGCAACAGGAAGTCGAAGTAGCGGTTGAATTGTTCGAGCTCGCTGCGATTGAGGAACCCAAGCTGATGAAGGCCGCTCACATCGTCGACATGGAACTTCACTTTCGCGATCCACAAAATGGTCTGGAAATCGCGCAACCCGCCGAGGCCTTCTTTTACGTTGGGCTCGAGCAGGTAAACCGTCTCGCCGCCGTATTTTTCGTGGCGCTGCTGGAGAGCGTAGATCCGCTCTTCGAGATACTTGTCGGGTTTCTTCGTGAGCGCGTTGTTGGAAACCTGTTCCTCGAACTCTTTCCAGAGCCCTTTGTCACCGGCAAGGAGGCGCGCATCGAGCATGGCGGTGCGCACGGTGACGTCCTCTTCAGCGAACTTCACACAATCACCGATCGTGCGCACCGAGTAGCCCACGTCGAGCCCCAGGTCCCAGAGCCCGTAGAGCACGCCCTCGGAGATTTTCTTGGCCGAGCCCGCAGAGCGACCGCTGTAGAGGAAGAGAATATCCACGTCGGAAAACGGTGCCAGCTCGCCGCGCCCGTAACCGCCCACGGCCAGCAGCGCCACCTGGGGATCGGTCTTGCGCTTGGCGCTCACGGATTCGAGCGCGTCGGAAAAGAGCTTTTTGACGACCTTGTCGAGCGCCGCGGCAAAGGCGCGCTCTACCGCGCGGCTCGGAGCGCCGGCATCATGGGCCTTGCGGATGTGCTGGCGCATGCGCCGCAGGTAGGCTTTGCCCGCTTCGGCGAGCACCATGCCATGGCGCGGGCGGAAAGCCGGAACTTTTACCTCTCCCTCACCGGGGGTGCCCAGTTCCTTGGAGAGTTCGTCTACGAGGGTGGAAATCGGTGTCTGTGGCGGCTCAACGGCCATGAGTTTGCTCCGGCAGCCCCAACGCAGGGCGCACCGGCATGGTAGGGGCCGCGGCAGGCCCTGCCAAGGGCTGCCAC from Chrysiogenia bacterium includes the following:
- a CDS encoding Crp/Fnr family transcriptional regulator, producing the protein MDEKERAELLSKVSIFAQLSQDELSDLVALTSVKEYPKDTPVLHQMDPGDSMFIIASGKVKVSRYGEDGREIILTTLADGDFFGEMALLDSEPRSADVTTKAPSVLLSIKRDDFLAHIRQYPTVAIGVLVEMSRRLRRADEKIGNLALLDVYGRVARVLLDISETEGVVTDQGITIENRPTHQEIASMIGTSRETVSRVLSDLAKDGYLTIQGKKIIIHG
- the glnD gene encoding [protein-PII] uridylyltransferase → MAVEPPQTPISTLVDELSKELGTPGEGEVKVPAFRPRHGMVLAEAGKAYLRRMRQHIRKAHDAGAPSRAVERAFAAALDKVVKKLFSDALESVSAKRKTDPQVALLAVGGYGRGELAPFSDVDILFLYSGRSAGSAKKISEGVLYGLWDLGLDVGYSVRTIGDCVKFAEEDVTVRTAMLDARLLAGDKGLWKEFEEQVSNNALTKKPDKYLEERIYALQQRHEKYGGETVYLLEPNVKEGLGGLRDFQTILWIAKVKFHVDDVSGLHQLGFLNRSELEQFNRYFDFLLRVRHELHFQADQKNDRLAFDLQPKVAPAMGFSRGAGSARSAEWFMRRYYLVTRAGAQLTGMILERMSQYGTSLPKRIASVWRRPKDVGDGFYLLGGKLTVQDPEIFASEPWKMMLIFERAQELDVDLSTSAQEALYLHRQKASKAFLEDERVHASFRRIIQGKTRIFRTLWLMHELRLLTKYMPEFRTITCHVQHDAYHVHTTDIHTLFAVRELRSIMKGELEKELPLLTQIGQQIERPHVLYLGLLFHDVGKNMGGNHSVKGAERSREICARMGLDATDIEDVAWLVSDHLLLSHIALKRDLNDPRQISEFASAVGNLDRLEMLHLLTTADMRAVGPEVWTPWKGGLCDDAFRVTKYALEHGRIAVEDLQKLANERTDAVIEELAGEFPDTLLREELMLFPSRYFLVHSAKQIARHQRMVLAHRTEYGEGGTKSFSDIPVRIQHHRIEGTPYYEIVLYSLDVPRFFSMAAGAFAACGLSILSADITTLSDGTLLDVFHVVDPFGRLAEGEAGWKRLEKTLCDVLQGKVPVGKLVGQIREPVNLARFAKSYPTRITFDNESSAQYTIVDVTTGDRMGLLYKVTGALAEAGVTISLAKVSTKKERADDTFYLTDIFGQKIVATEKLDRIEQLLREAIGGTALSTSSLTGARRAG